The proteins below come from a single Rhodococcus sp. WMMA185 genomic window:
- the ppc gene encoding phosphoenolpyruvate carboxylase, producing the protein MIETPREATEPLREDIRLLGGILGQIVREQAGDRVFDLVEQARVESFRVRRSEIDRTDLAEMFARVSSEDAIPVIRAFSHFALLANLAEDIHRERRRAVHVAAGEPAPDSTLAATYAKLDAAHLDSALVAAALDGALVSPVITAHPTETRRRTVFETQTRITDLMRYRERTALTASETADVEVRLGRQILTLWQTALIRLSRLRIQDEIGVGLRYYDAALFEVVPKINAELRHALRARWPDAGLLREPILRPGSWIGGDRDGNPYVTAEVVRHATTRAAEAAIEHHLGQLVNLEKELSMSARLVEVTPALDLLAAAARDDSPSRVDEPYRRAIRGIRGRLTATAERILGEIPDGGLDSGLEPYETPREMLDELGIVDESLRCSGDAAIADDGLAALRDSVEVFGFHLSGLDMRQNSEVHETVVAEMLAWAGVHEDYRSLSEDERIELLSAELSSRRPLTTAKAEFSELTAKELAILAAAADAVRSIGANAVPNYIISMCTSVSDMLEAAILLKEAGLFDPGSGESPSCPVGIVPLFETIEDLQQGAATLEATLQVPVYRALVASRGDSQEVMLGYSDSNKDGGYLAANWALYRAELDLVETARKTGIRLRLFHGRGGTVGRGGGPSYDAILAQPPGAVSGSLRITEQGEVIAAKYAEPPLAQRNLETLLAATLEATLLDVEGLGDDAEPAYAILDELATLARRAYSELVHETPGFVQYFEMSTPVAEIGSLNIGSRPASRKQTKEISDLRAIPWVLSWSQSRVMLPGWYGTGTALEQWTARDPGNVATLSRLYQTWPFFRTVLSNMAMVMAKSDMGLAARYAELVPDEELRGRVFGKIADEHARTIRMYKTITGNDTLFADNPGLERSLHNRFPYLEPLNHLQVELLRRYRSGDDSDQTRRGIQLTMNGLATALRNSG; encoded by the coding sequence ATGATCGAAACCCCGCGCGAGGCCACCGAACCGCTCCGTGAAGATATTCGATTGCTGGGCGGCATCCTCGGTCAGATCGTGCGGGAGCAGGCTGGCGACAGGGTCTTCGACCTCGTAGAGCAGGCCCGGGTCGAATCGTTCCGGGTCCGCCGCTCCGAGATCGACCGCACAGATCTTGCGGAGATGTTCGCGCGGGTGTCCAGCGAGGATGCCATTCCGGTGATCCGGGCTTTCAGCCATTTCGCGCTCCTCGCGAATCTGGCCGAAGACATCCATCGCGAGCGTCGGCGCGCCGTCCACGTGGCAGCGGGCGAGCCTGCCCCCGACAGCACCCTGGCCGCCACCTACGCCAAACTCGACGCCGCGCATCTCGACAGCGCGTTGGTCGCGGCCGCATTGGATGGGGCCCTGGTGTCGCCGGTCATCACGGCACATCCCACCGAGACGCGTCGTCGCACCGTATTCGAGACCCAGACGCGGATCACCGACTTGATGCGGTATCGGGAGCGGACCGCACTCACCGCATCCGAGACCGCCGACGTCGAGGTTCGGCTCGGTCGTCAGATCCTCACCCTGTGGCAGACCGCGTTGATCAGGTTGTCCCGGCTGCGGATCCAGGACGAGATCGGAGTGGGCTTGCGGTACTACGACGCCGCCCTGTTCGAGGTGGTACCGAAGATCAATGCCGAACTCCGCCATGCTCTACGGGCGCGTTGGCCAGATGCCGGCCTCCTTCGCGAGCCGATTCTGCGTCCCGGATCGTGGATCGGTGGCGACAGGGACGGCAACCCTTATGTCACCGCCGAAGTCGTGCGTCACGCCACGACACGCGCCGCCGAGGCGGCGATCGAACACCATCTCGGGCAACTGGTGAATCTCGAGAAGGAACTGTCGATGTCGGCTCGGCTCGTGGAGGTCACCCCCGCCCTCGATCTGCTCGCGGCCGCGGCACGTGATGATTCCCCGTCCCGCGTGGACGAGCCGTATCGGAGGGCGATCCGTGGAATCCGCGGACGGCTCACGGCCACCGCCGAGCGCATCCTCGGCGAGATTCCCGATGGTGGCCTCGACAGCGGGCTCGAGCCGTATGAGACGCCACGGGAGATGCTCGACGAACTCGGCATCGTCGACGAGTCCCTGCGGTGTAGCGGCGACGCCGCGATCGCCGACGACGGCCTCGCTGCCCTCCGGGATTCGGTCGAGGTGTTCGGTTTCCACCTGTCGGGCCTCGACATGCGGCAGAACTCGGAGGTCCACGAGACGGTCGTTGCGGAGATGTTGGCCTGGGCCGGCGTGCACGAAGACTACCGGTCACTGTCGGAGGACGAGCGAATCGAACTGCTGTCGGCGGAGTTGTCGTCGCGCCGACCGTTGACTACGGCGAAAGCCGAGTTCAGCGAACTGACCGCGAAGGAGCTCGCAATTCTCGCCGCGGCCGCGGACGCTGTCCGCAGCATCGGTGCGAACGCGGTACCCAACTACATCATCAGTATGTGTACCTCGGTCAGCGACATGCTCGAGGCCGCGATTCTCCTGAAGGAGGCCGGCTTGTTCGACCCGGGCAGCGGCGAGTCACCGTCGTGCCCGGTCGGAATCGTGCCGCTGTTCGAGACGATCGAAGACCTTCAGCAGGGAGCGGCCACTCTCGAGGCGACCCTCCAGGTACCCGTCTATCGGGCTCTGGTGGCGTCGCGCGGCGATTCTCAGGAAGTGATGCTCGGGTACTCCGATTCCAACAAGGACGGCGGCTACCTTGCCGCGAACTGGGCGTTGTATCGAGCCGAGTTGGACCTGGTGGAGACGGCTCGCAAGACGGGAATCAGGTTGCGACTGTTTCACGGTCGCGGCGGAACGGTCGGCCGGGGTGGTGGTCCCAGCTATGACGCCATTCTGGCGCAACCGCCCGGCGCTGTGTCGGGCTCGCTGCGTATCACCGAGCAGGGCGAGGTCATCGCTGCCAAGTACGCGGAACCGCCTCTCGCGCAACGCAACCTGGAGACATTGCTTGCGGCGACGCTCGAGGCCACTCTGCTCGACGTCGAGGGCCTCGGCGACGACGCCGAACCCGCATACGCCATCCTCGATGAACTGGCTACGTTGGCGCGCCGCGCATACAGCGAACTAGTGCATGAGACACCGGGTTTCGTGCAGTACTTCGAGATGTCGACCCCGGTCGCCGAGATCGGATCGCTGAACATCGGGAGCAGGCCCGCATCGCGCAAACAGACGAAGGAGATCTCGGATCTGCGGGCGATTCCCTGGGTGCTCTCCTGGAGTCAGTCGCGCGTGATGCTGCCCGGTTGGTACGGCACCGGTACGGCGCTCGAACAGTGGACGGCCCGTGACCCCGGCAACGTGGCAACCCTGTCGCGGCTGTACCAGACCTGGCCGTTCTTCAGGACTGTGCTGTCCAACATGGCGATGGTGATGGCCAAGTCGGACATGGGTCTCGCTGCCAGGTATGCGGAACTGGTGCCGGACGAGGAACTGCGGGGCAGGGTGTTCGGCAAGATCGCCGACGAACACGCGCGCACCATCCGAATGTACAAGACGATCACCGGCAACGACACGCTGTTCGCCGATAATCCAGGGCTCGAACGGTCACTGCACAACCGCTTTCCCTACCTCGAGCCGCTCAACCATCTGCAAGTTGAGTTGCTGCGCCGGTACCGCAGCGGGGACGACAGCGACCAGACCCGTCGCGGCATTCAACTCACGATGAACGGGCTCGCCACCGCACTGCGCAACAGCGGGTAG
- a CDS encoding beta-propeller fold lactonase family protein has product MNHHSSFRRFSAVRAPVRRLVLGLAAVSAMVLGMAGIGAGAAAADTVIATIDVGDSPQGVAITPDGSRAYVANFSDNSVSVIDTSTNTELTTVPLGAGSLPVGVAVTPDGSHVYVAKAGAGAVDVIETAGNTVDDTVPVGSGPSGVAASSDGSYIYVANSGSDSVSVIDTGTNMVDATVIVGDAPNDLAVTPDGSHVYVANNSDGDVDVIETAGNTVDDSVTVGNLPRGVAVTPDGSRVYVANLSDGTVSVIDTGSNTVVDTVTVGNSPTGVAVTPDGSRVYVANGVDNTVSVIDTGTNTVIDTVTVGGGPLGVAVTPDGSRVYVTNRLDDTVSVIAVETCLGSLCIDFGSLTGSGSGAGSTFS; this is encoded by the coding sequence GTGAATCACCACAGTAGTTTCCGCAGGTTCTCCGCGGTCCGGGCGCCTGTCCGGCGTCTGGTGCTCGGGTTGGCAGCCGTTTCGGCGATGGTGCTGGGGATGGCCGGGATTGGGGCGGGGGCTGCTGCCGCGGACACCGTCATCGCCACCATCGATGTAGGGGACTCCCCACAGGGGGTGGCTATCACCCCGGACGGGTCCCGCGCCTACGTCGCCAACTTCTCGGACAATTCGGTGTCGGTGATAGATACCTCCACGAACACGGAGCTAACCACCGTTCCGCTCGGGGCAGGGTCCTTGCCGGTCGGGGTGGCCGTGACCCCGGACGGATCCCACGTCTACGTCGCGAAGGCTGGTGCAGGCGCGGTAGATGTGATCGAGACCGCTGGCAACACCGTCGACGATACTGTCCCGGTCGGGTCTGGTCCTTCCGGGGTGGCGGCAAGCTCGGACGGATCCTACATCTACGTCGCCAACAGTGGCAGCGACTCGGTGTCAGTGATCGACACCGGCACAAACATGGTGGACGCGACCGTCATTGTGGGGGACGCCCCGAACGACTTGGCGGTCACCCCGGACGGATCCCACGTCTACGTCGCCAACAACAGCGATGGCGACGTCGACGTGATCGAGACCGCAGGCAACACCGTCGACGATTCGGTTACGGTCGGGAATCTCCCCCGGGGTGTGGCGGTCACCCCGGATGGATCCCGTGTGTACGTCGCGAATCTGTCCGACGGCACGGTGTCGGTGATCGACACCGGCTCGAACACGGTCGTCGATACCGTTACGGTAGGGAACTCCCCAACTGGTGTGGCGGTGACCCCGGACGGATCCCGTGTCTACGTCGCCAACGGTGTTGACAACACGGTGTCGGTGATCGACACCGGCACGAACACGGTGATCGACACCGTCACGGTGGGCGGCGGACCGTTGGGGGTGGCGGTCACCCCTGACGGGTCCCGCGTCTACGTCACCAACCGTCTGGACGACACGGTGTCAGTGATCGCCGTCGAGACGTGTCTCGGATCGTTGTGTATCGACTTCGGCTCGTTGACCGGCAGCGGTTCGGGGGCGGGTAGCACCTTCAGCTGA